The following DNA comes from Amycolatopsis albispora.
CTCCCCGGTCCGCTTGAGCCGGTCGGCGAAGTCCTTCATGTACTTGACGTGCGCCGAGACCTCCTCCGGCGTCCATTGGTCCATCGGCACGTCGTTGGCCGCGGCCGGCGCGCCACGGTAGTGCTTGAGCAGCAGGTACTTGGCCATCCAGGTTCTCCTTGGTCAGGTACGGCCCATTGTGGCCGACCGGAGCCGGGACGGTAGCCGGTTCAGCGCGACCAGTACGAGCGCGAACACCGGCAGCCAGTACAGCCGGTGCCACGGCCAGGCGCCGGTGGGTTCGTCGAGCAGCCCGGGCAGGCGTCCCGCGAGCAGCCCGGCGAAGCTGACCAGCAGCAACGCGGTCTGGTGCCAGCAGTAGACGCCCATCGCCGACCGGTTGAGCGCGGACACCGGCGCCCAGACACGCGGCCGCTCGAGCACACGCGCGAGCCACGGTCGCAGCAGCAGGAAAACGCCGACCTGCGCGGCGGCCAGCGTGAGCGCGAACAGCGACGGCGGCGCCAGGTTGGACCACCGGTCCCCCGGCACGCCGACCGCGCTCGCCGGATATCCGGCCAGCAGCAATCCGGCGCCACCGGCGACGCCGGCCGACAGCAGCACCGCACCGGCCCGCCGCGGCAGCCGTTCGTCGCCCAGCGCGAGCCCCAGCAGGTACGGCACGGCCCAGGCGACCGGCGTGGCGGGCACCGACACCCACAGCGGCAGTCCCTGCGGGCGGGCCACGTCGACCACCGCGACCAGGACCAGCGGGAGCACCGCCGCCCACGGCCCGAATCGGCGGACGGCGGGCAGCAGCACCGGGGTGAGCACCACCAGCAGCAGGTACACGAGCAGGAACCACAGCGGCTGCGTCACCAGCGCCCAGACCAGTTCGCGTGTGCTGGCGGGCACCCCGGCGGCCTCGAGCAGGAACAACACGGGCAGCCACACTGCGGCGAGCGCCAGCACCGGGACCACCAGCCGCGAAAGGCGGAGCGGCTTGCCGTCCCGCGCACGCCGGGCCGCGGCGAATCCGGCCGCGAAGAAGAACGGGCCCAGCGTCTGCAGGAACCAGGTCACCGGCGCGAGCCAAGGCAGGTACGCGAGCGGGCTTTCGCCGTGCAGCGCCGCCGGCTGGTACGGGTCGCTGACCACCGCGCTGACCAGCCAGTGCCCGAGCACCACCCCGGCGATCGCGAGCCCGCGCAGGGCGTCCACGGTCCGGTCGCGGGTGGTCACGGCCGGGCCTCCGGGTCGCTTGTGGACAGTGCGATGGCGGTGAGCGCGGCCAGCGAATCGGTGCCGGGGCTGAGGTAGTGGTCGTGGTCGGTGACGTCCGCGGTGGGGAACACGCGGGCGCCGAAGGCCGGATCGGCGGGCTTGGTGCCGTGGCCGAGGCCGAACAGCTTCACCCCGGGCACCCAGCGGATCCAGTCCCCGCCGGACTGCCCGGCCCAGACCCGCGCCGTGGTGCCCAGTTGTGCCACGTTGCCCACGCCCATTCCCGGACTGCCGAACGCCACGAGATCGGTCACCTGCCGGGGCAGTCGCGCGGCGGCCGCGCCGAGCACGGCCGAACCGTAGCTGTGGCCGAGCAGCGCGATCGTCGCTTGTGGACGGACGGCGGCCAGCCCGGCGGTGAACCGCACCAGCGCCGCCGCGCCCGCCCGTGCCGGCTCCGGCCGCGCCGCGCTGGGCCCCACCCCGGCCGGGGTGTCGTAACCCAGCCAGGCTATCACCGCGAACCGCGCGCCGGGCCGGTCCGCCAGGGCCGCCCGGTGCAGGTCGGCGGCCTGGGTGGCCGGGGCCCGGTAGCTCGCGCCGCCCACGCCGGTCCAGAAGTTGTCCGCGCGGTTGGCCGCACCGGGCACCAGCACGGCGATGCGGTCGGCGGTGCCCAGGTCGCCGAACACTTGCACCACCCGGCCGTTGCCGCGTGGATCGAACAGCAGGAACTGCCCGTCCCGGTCGCGGTACGGCCCACCGGCCGAGCGCATCGCCCGCCGGTTCACCGCGTACCGCAGGTCGAGCCCGCCGGGCGCGGCGAAGGCATCCGCCGGCACCGGATCCGGCCGGACCGCACCGGGAGCCGCCAGCAGTACCGCGGCCGCACAACTACCTGTTCCGGGCGGACCCGGTTCCGTTCGCAAACCGTGTCGGCGAACCGGGCCGTGCCGGGGAAACCGGCTGCTAGCCTGCCGCGAAACGGCCGCACCGGCCGTGGTGGCCCACTGGGGAGGGTCCGTGACGCAGCCGAACATCCATGTCGAGCCCGAGATCCTGCGCGCTGGTGTGCAGCAGGTGGTCTCGGTGGCGATCCAGAACTGGCAGGCTCAGAAGAAGGCCTACGAGGAAGCGCTCGCGCTGGTGTCCGAGCCCAGGCTGGGGCCGTGGGACGGTGGCCACGGCGGGACCGGGCGCACCAGGGAAGCGAACAACGCCTTCCTCAACCTGGTCGCCGAAACGGTCCAGGCGAAGATCACCGAGCTGCAGACCTTCATCGACCACATGCAGGCCCACGCGAACAACCTGCTGGACCTGGCGAACCGGACCGAGCAGGCGGATCTGCACGCGGCGAAGCTGCTCAAGGACGTGGCGCACGGCATCGACGAGGTGAAGGTGCGATGACCAGGAAGCCGCCCTTGGAACTGCTGATGCCGGTGGACATCCCCCGTGAACCCGTGGACAACCATGTCCAGGAGGACGCGGGTGTGTTCGAGAGCTGGATCGCCTATCTGCTCAGCCCGGACAAGCACGACGGGCCGCGGCTGTACGTGTGCCAGGTGAAGGGCTGCGGGGCGCGCCTCGAATACGACTACAACGAGGGCTGGGTCGGGCACGACTGCCCCGGCTGGGGCGGCTGGCACTTCCGCGACTCCGACAACGCCTTCGAACTGCGTTCGGTGCTGGACGGCATCGACCCGGGGAAGTTCTTCTACGCCCTGTACGCGTTCTCGAATGTCTGGGCGTCGCCGCCGGGGCAGATCGGCGAGACGTTCAGCAAGCTGGTCGACCCGTTCCTGCTGGATTCGGCGGCCAAGGAGAAAATGGAGGGTGAGGACTACCCGGAATCGTCCGAGGAGTCGGCCAACAATGTGCGTGCCGCCTTCGCGACACTGCAAAGCGGTATCCGCGACGCGCGGACCTTCGAACTGCTCGCCTATCACCAGCGGGCGCTCGGTTATGCCATCGGGCACGAAAACCAGATGCTGGCCATCGCCGAATCGCTCGGCCGCTACCGGGCCATCCACCTGACGGCGTTGAACGAGGTCCGCGACCTCATGGTGCGGATGACCGAGCGGTTCCACCGGAAGCTCCACCCGCCGGAGGACGGCGGCCCGGAGGTCAGCTTTGTCTCGGCGGCGATCGCGGCCATCGTCGGCACGGTCACCACGGTGGCCACCGGCCCGGCCGGTGGCGCGGCCGCGATCGCGGGCATTCTCGCCGCACTGGGCTCGGTGGCCACCGACCTGGGCAAGGACGCCGAGAAGCGCCCGGTCCCGGACGGCACCTGGCGTGAACTCGCCGACGACTTCCTCCGCGAGGCCAACCGGATCGGCGACGAGGCCTACGAGGCGCTGACCAGCCTGCCGAAGCGCCTGACCAGCCAGATCGAGACGATCCGGACCAAGGACGTGCTGATCGCTGGTGGTCAGGGCGGCAAGGAGGGCGAGCGCATGGAGCAACCGCGGCTCCAGCCACCCGCGCCGCCGGTGTTCTAGGCTGGCCCATGACCGAATTTCCCCTGGCGCCGCCCGCGCACGAACAGCGGTGGCTCGCCGTGGCGCGGGACCTGGCCGCGGAGTTCGCGCGGACGGCCGCCGACCGGGATGCCACCACCGAGTTGCCGCGGGAGAACCTGGTGGCGCTGCACGCCGCCGGGCTGGACGCGGCGTTGTTGCCCGCCGCGCTCGGCGGGCAGGATCTCAGCTACCGCGCTTACGGCGAGATCGTCCGCACGCTCAGCGCCGCGTGCCCCGCGACCGCGTGCATCTGGGTGATGTACATCGGCGCCGGGGTCGGGCTGGCGCAGTTGTCGGCGCCGGAGATGGCGCGGTTCTACGCCGACGAG
Coding sequences within:
- a CDS encoding acyltransferase family protein translates to MTTRDRTVDALRGLAIAGVVLGHWLVSAVVSDPYQPAALHGESPLAYLPWLAPVTWFLQTLGPFFFAAGFAAARRARDGKPLRLSRLVVPVLALAAVWLPVLFLLEAAGVPASTRELVWALVTQPLWFLLVYLLLVVLTPVLLPAVRRFGPWAAVLPLVLVAVVDVARPQGLPLWVSVPATPVAWAVPYLLGLALGDERLPRRAGAVLLSAGVAGGAGLLLAGYPASAVGVPGDRWSNLAPPSLFALTLAAAQVGVFLLLRPWLARVLERPRVWAPVSALNRSAMGVYCWHQTALLLVSFAGLLAGRLPGLLDEPTGAWPWHRLYWLPVFALVLVALNRLPSRLRSATMGRT
- a CDS encoding alpha/beta hydrolase; amino-acid sequence: MPADAFAAPGGLDLRYAVNRRAMRSAGGPYRDRDGQFLLFDPRGNGRVVQVFGDLGTADRIAVLVPGAANRADNFWTGVGGASYRAPATQAADLHRAALADRPGARFAVIAWLGYDTPAGVGPSAARPEPARAGAAALVRFTAGLAAVRPQATIALLGHSYGSAVLGAAAARLPRQVTDLVAFGSPGMGVGNVAQLGTTARVWAGQSGGDWIRWVPGVKLFGLGHGTKPADPAFGARVFPTADVTDHDHYLSPGTDSLAALTAIALSTSDPEARP
- a CDS encoding acyl-CoA dehydrogenase family protein produces the protein MTEFPLAPPAHEQRWLAVARDLAAEFARTAADRDATTELPRENLVALHAAGLDAALLPAALGGQDLSYRAYGEIVRTLSAACPATACIWVMYIGAGVGLAQLSAPEMARFYADELIAGRRFANALSEPTGGNRFLFPSQAAEPVEGGFRFSGPSGSPRAAKSPTTSWSTCSSTVNRPSSACRATTPSR